From Thermogladius calderae 1633, a single genomic window includes:
- a CDS encoding 4Fe-4S binding protein — MSQQAGWRSLPKAGVTFRLSTDYKTGDWRALKPVIDYNKCTKCMLCWLFCPDMAIVWDGENVVVNYDYCKGCGICANECPVKAISMVPEF, encoded by the coding sequence ATGTCCCAGCAAGCCGGTTGGAGAAGCCTCCCTAAAGCAGGTGTGACCTTCAGGCTGTCAACCGACTACAAGACTGGGGACTGGAGAGCCCTCAAGCCGGTTATAGACTACAACAAGTGCACGAAGTGCATGCTCTGCTGGTTGTTCTGCCCCGACATGGCGATAGTCTGGGACGGTGAGAACGTGGTGGTGAACTACGACTACTGTAAGGGCTGCGGTATCTGCGCAAACGAGTGCCCGGTTAAGGCCATAAGCATGGTACCCGAGTTCTAG
- a CDS encoding 2-oxoacid:acceptor oxidoreductase family protein, which yields MLIEITWYGRGGQGAWTSSNILAMAAALDGKHAQSFPAFGPERSGAPMLAFTRISDEPIEIHSMVYNPDVVIVLDDSLISPKVYAGIKENGVLILNYEGDKESLFKRLGDLPEGVKVYTTPATKLALEILKANITNTAMIGGLMKAWSIVSWGSLEKAVKVRFRGAVADKNIDLIRKSHDSTVKVK from the coding sequence ATGCTCATTGAGATAACGTGGTATGGGAGGGGAGGACAGGGAGCGTGGACTTCGAGCAACATCCTAGCAATGGCAGCAGCCCTTGACGGGAAGCACGCTCAGAGCTTCCCTGCCTTCGGACCTGAGAGGTCTGGAGCCCCTATGCTGGCCTTTACGAGGATAAGCGACGAGCCGATCGAGATCCACAGCATGGTCTACAACCCTGATGTCGTGATCGTGTTGGACGACAGCCTCATATCCCCCAAGGTGTACGCGGGTATCAAGGAGAACGGCGTCCTGATCCTGAACTACGAGGGGGACAAGGAGTCGCTTTTCAAGAGGCTCGGTGACCTCCCGGAAGGCGTGAAGGTCTACACTACGCCTGCTACAAAGCTCGCACTCGAGATCCTGAAGGCTAACATAACCAACACAGCTATGATAGGCGGGTTGATGAAGGCGTGGAGTATTGTCTCCTGGGGTAGCCTGGAGAAGGCGGTGAAAGTGAGGTTTAGGGGAGCTGTCGCAGACAAGAACATCGATTTAATAAGGAAGTCGCATGACTCGACTGTGAAGGTGAAGTAG
- a CDS encoding 4Fe-4S dicluster domain-containing protein — MLTLAVNEYAGARFVVNVIRDRCKECELCITICPVKILVKGQDANRFGYRPPVVTEPDKCIGCRLCEYVCPEFAIYVTKGGRS; from the coding sequence ATGCTAACACTAGCTGTAAACGAGTACGCGGGTGCTAGGTTCGTCGTCAACGTGATCAGGGACAGGTGCAAGGAGTGCGAGCTTTGCATCACCATATGTCCCGTTAAAATATTAGTGAAGGGTCAGGACGCGAACCGCTTCGGCTACAGGCCTCCGGTGGTGACAGAGCCCGACAAGTGCATCGGCTGTAGACTCTGCGAGTACGTCTGCCCCGAGTTCGCAATATACGTGACAAAGGGTGGCAGGAGTTGA